From the genome of Anticarsia gemmatalis isolate Benzon Research Colony breed Stoneville strain chromosome 13, ilAntGemm2 primary, whole genome shotgun sequence, one region includes:
- the LOC142977746 gene encoding uncharacterized protein LOC142977746 produces the protein MFSGVQSHFYARPDKNLSVRKIFKPLYILLTIFGLFPYSIKFNNKSGVTIIPKSMIINSLCAFSYVLFMTSCFAVHVVYDYETIGKNLMATQLMTQFNYELENFSFIVFCIAAYISAFTNRFKLVKILNDIENMFEQSNAHVEPNLKFLRFKVNVLMMGFLTFIFLLQLCMNFTRTAPLSKMIFVLVTCTLPQMIQFTVLLFYYFLILLLVVLLMTIRVKISKITKTKTFAEAKLLSLQYLESLYIRVFEVKSDINTVFQAQILVTIIQSFHTIVSDSHFIYYGVVIEKNIPLHPILNCTVWISYHIAKVFILARSGTILKEEILKVGQTLHNMPTENHDIRFLLEIQHFSMLMSHQNNDISAYGFFVLDTNLMSQIISSSAMYIIILVQFDKQ, from the exons ATGTTTTCGGGAGTCCAAAGTCACTTTTATGCGAGACCCGATAAAAATCTTAGTGTCCGCAAAATTTTTAAACCTTTATACATCTTACTTACTATTTTCGGCCTGTTTCCATACAGCATCAAGTTTAATAACAAAAGTGGTGTTACGATCATCCCAAAATCAATGATTATCAACTCCTTGTGTGCCTTTTCTTACGTACTGTTTATGACTTCGTGCTTCGCCGTACATGTTGTGTACGATTATGAGACTATTGGCAAGAATCTTATGGCGACGCAATTAATGACGCAGTTTAACTATGAACTCGAAAATTTCTCTTTCATTGTGTTTTGTATTGCCGCATATATCTCCGCATTCACCAACCGCTTTAAATTAGTCAAAATTTTAAACGACATAGAGAATATGTTTGAACAATCAAATGCACACGTTGAGCCTAACCTGAAGTTTCTTCGTTTCAAAGTTAATGTGCTCATGATGGGTTTCCTAacctttatatttttactgcaattatgtatgaactttacACGTACTGCTCCTCTTTCCAAGATGATTTTTGTCTTGGTAACCTGCACTCTGCCACAAATGATACAATTCacagttttacttttttattactttctcaTTTTACTGCTGGTGGTGTTATTAATGACAATTAGAGtgaaaattagtaaaattacaaaaacgaaAACGTTTGCGGAGGCTAAGCTATTGTCTTTGCAATATTTAGAGTCACTGTACATTAGAGTGTTTGAAGTGAAAAGCGACATCAACACGGTATTTCAAGCACAAATACTGGTGACTATCATACAAAGTTTTCACACCATAGTGAGCGattctcattttatttattatggcgTAGTAATAGAGAAGAATATTCCGTTACATCCTATACTGAATTGCACGGTCTGGATATCATATCATATTGCGAAAGTGTTCATTTTGGCTCGATCGGGAACCATATTAAAGGAAGAG ATACTGAAAGTTGGTCAAACATTGCATAATATGCCAACGGAAAATCATGATATCCGCTTTCTACTggag atacaacatttttcaatgttGATGTCACACCAAAACAATGATATTAGTGCATATGGATTCTTCGTACTGGATACTAATTTAATGTCACAG ATTATTTCATCTTCGgctatgtacataataattctGGTGCAGTTTGACAAACAATAA
- the LOC142977976 gene encoding uncharacterized protein LOC142977976 — MFSSVKHYFYTEPNENLSIRKVFKPLYIILSLFGLFPYSIKFNSKRGLTIITKSIYINSLCAVSYVLFMSSFLAIHVQHVYESIDEGSMTREVMTQMNYVVELVVSFLFCVTAYVCAFNNRCTFVKIINSIGNMIEPPNNITEQNLSVLRFKVNVIMMGFLIVLLLLQVCVNFTRDDPFWKMILVFVTFMLPLTIQFTFLCFYYLLILMLVVLLMDIREKIESITKEKINILDCCMKADAKILSLQYMETLYVKAFEMKSTINKAFQASILVTTIQSFHAIVSESHIIYHGLVIEKDFTLHPLINCSIWIVYQIVKIFILARSGYLLKQEIMKVGQTLHTIPTDKHDIRLLLEIQHFSTLMSHQNNNLTAYGLFDLDATLLSKIISSSAMYMIILVQFDKK; from the exons atgttttcgaGTGTTAAACATTACTTCTATACAGAGCCTAATGAAAATCTCAGTATTCGTAAAGTATTCAAGCCTCTGTACATTATCCTATCGCTATTCGGTTTGTTCCCgtacagtataaaatttaaCAGTAAACGTGGTTTGACAATCATAACTAAATCGATTTATATTAACTCTTTATGTGCAGTTTCCTATGTGCTGTTTATGTCCTCATTCCTAGCCATACACGTACAACATGTCTACGAGTCTATCGACGAAGGCTCTATGACCAGAGAAGTGATGACACAAATGAACTATGTTGTAGAATTAGTTGTTAGTTTTCTGTTTTGTGTTACTGCTTATGTCTGCGCTTTCAACAACCGCTGTACGTTTGTGAAGATTATAAATAGCATAGGAAATATGATTGAACCCCCAAATAACATTACGGAACAAAATCTGTCAGTTCTCCGATTCAAAGTTAATGTGATCATGATGGGTTTTCTAATTGTGTTGTTATTATTGCAAGTGTGTGTCAATTTCACCCGCGATGATCCGTTTTGGAAGATGATTTTGGTATTTGTGACTTTTATGCTGCCTCTGACAATAcagtttacttttttatgtttttattatctgCTGATTCTTATGTTGGTGGTATTGTTGATGGACATTAGGGAGAAAATAGAGAGCATAACAAAAGAGAAGATTAATATTTTGGATTGTTGTATGAAGGCGGATGCGAAGATATTATCGTTGCAGTACATGGAGACACTGTATGTGAAAGCTTTTGAAATGAAAAGTACTATTAACAAAGCATTCCAAGCATCCATTCTTGTGACCACTATCCAGAGTTTTCACGCTATCGTAAGCGAGTCTCACATTATATATCATGGTTTGGTGATCGAGAAAGACTTCACGTTACATCCTTTAATCAATTGCTCTATTTGGATTGTTTATCAGATcgtcaaaatttttattttggctAGATCgggatatttattaaaacaggaG ATAATGAAAGTGGGGCAAACATTACACACAATTCCAACTGATAAACATGATATTCGATTGTTGCTAGAG ATTCAACATTTCTCGACGCTGATGTcgcatcaaaataataatcttacAGCATACGGTTTATTTGACCTTGATGCTACATTACTATCTAAG ATTATTTCATCATCAGCTATGTATATGATAATATTGGTGcagtttgataaaaaatag
- the LOC142977518 gene encoding protein Loquacious-like isoform X4, with product MMDGNVVHPHPGVVPGGLPGVVHGMAVHGAGPDGEHAPHGPRRRYQNRPKPPNNLERLPLDEAAKREMEALPLKTPVSVLQELLARRGTVPKYELVQIEGMIHEPTFRYRVTVADLVEVFTAMGTGRSKKEAKHSAAKALLDKLTGAAPADQNTNGNVPETDTDFSGTVVSSFEDKLMGNPVGWLQELCMSRFWPPPSYHAENDDNVNRRLPHERQFTIVCTLLKRREVGTGKSKKLAKRQAAYKMWQALQDNPPETFQTDEEGGVAARYADLKDSKISTLTTSHSHKVSQFHKHLKQSVGPNLAKLQVTPLNNKDFNFVQFLQEIASEQSFEVTYVDIEEKSMTGRNQCLVQLSTLPVAVCYGSGLTSKDAQASAAQNALEYLKIMTKK from the exons ATG ATGGATGGAAACGTTGTGCATCCGCACCCAGGTGTGGTGCCGGGCGGTCTCCCGGGCGTGGTGCACGGGATGGCGGTGCATGGCGCCGGTCCCGACGGCGAGCACGCGCCGCACGGGCCGCGTCGCCGGTACCAGAACCGGCCTAAGCCCCCAAATAATTTGGAACGTCTACCACTTGACGAAGCAGCTAAGAGG GAGATGGAGGCTCTGCCTTTGAAGACTCCTGTTTCTGTGCTGCAAGAACTGCTGGCTCGCCGTGGAACTGTACCTAAGTATGAACTGGTGCAGATTGAGGGGATGATTCATGAGCCAACTTTCCGCTACAGAGTCACCGTTGCTGATCTTGTTG AAGTGTTTACAGCTATGGGAACTGGACGCTCTAAGAAGGAGGCCAAGCACTCTGCGGCCAAAGCTCTGCTGGATAAATTGACAGGTGCCGCTCCTGCTGATCAGAACACCAATGGAAATGTTCCTGAGAC TGATACGGATTTCAGTGGCACTGTGGTGTCTTCATTTGAAGATAAGTTGATGGGGAACCCTGTCGGCTGGCTGCAAGAGCTGTGCATGTCGCGCTTCTGGCCACCACCCTCTTACCATGCTGAGAATGATGATAATGTGAACAGGC GTCTGCCTCATGAGCGCCAGTTCACCATTGTGTGCACTCTGCTGAAGCGCCGTGAAGTCGGCACCGGCAAGTCTAAGAAGCTTGCTAAACGTCAGGCTGCTTATAAGATGTGGCAGGCTCTGCAGGATAACCCACCAGAAACTTTCCAGACTGATGAAGag GGCGGAGTCGCGGCCCGCTATGCCGACTTGAAAGATAGTAAAATCTCCACTCTGACTACAAGTCACAGCCACAAGGTATCGCAGTTTCACAAACATCTCAAACAGTCTGTCGGCCCTAACCTGGCCAAGTTGCAG gTCACTCCGCTGAACAACAAGGACTTCAACTTTGTGCAATTTTTGCAAGAGATCGCTTCGGAGCAGTCATTTGAAGTGACATATGTGGATATTGAAGAGAAGTCGATGACTGGACGTAACCAATGTCTTGTGCAGCTTTCTACTTTGCCAGTGGCTGTTTGCTATGGGTCGGGACTGACTAGCAAGGATGCTCAGGCCTCAGCGGCCCAGAATGCTCTTGAGTACCTCAAGATCATGACCAAGAAGTGA
- the LOC142977518 gene encoding protein Loquacious-like isoform X2, which yields MFVIRARMDGNVVHPHPGVVPGGLPGVVHGMAVHGAGPDGEHAPHGPRRRYQNRPKPPNNLERLPLDEAAKREMEALPLKTPVSVLQELLARRGTVPKYELVQIEGMIHEPTFRYRVTVADLVAMGTGRSKKEAKHSAAKALLDKLTGAAPADQNTNGNVPETDTDFSGTVVSSFEDKLMGNPVGWLQELCMSRFWPPPSYHAENDDNVNRRLPHERQFTIVCTLLKRREVGTGKSKKLAKRQAAYKMWQALQDNPPETFQTDEEGGVAARYADLKDSKISTLTTSHSHKVSQFHKHLKQSVGPNLAKLQVTPLNNKDFNFVQFLQEIASEQSFEVTYVDIEEKSMTGRNQCLVQLSTLPVAVCYGSGLTSKDAQASAAQNALEYLKIMTKK from the exons ATGTTTGTTATCAGGGCTCGG ATGGATGGAAACGTTGTGCATCCGCACCCAGGTGTGGTGCCGGGCGGTCTCCCGGGCGTGGTGCACGGGATGGCGGTGCATGGCGCCGGTCCCGACGGCGAGCACGCGCCGCACGGGCCGCGTCGCCGGTACCAGAACCGGCCTAAGCCCCCAAATAATTTGGAACGTCTACCACTTGACGAAGCAGCTAAGAGG GAGATGGAGGCTCTGCCTTTGAAGACTCCTGTTTCTGTGCTGCAAGAACTGCTGGCTCGCCGTGGAACTGTACCTAAGTATGAACTGGTGCAGATTGAGGGGATGATTCATGAGCCAACTTTCCGCTACAGAGTCACCGTTGCTGATCTTGTTG CTATGGGAACTGGACGCTCTAAGAAGGAGGCCAAGCACTCTGCGGCCAAAGCTCTGCTGGATAAATTGACAGGTGCCGCTCCTGCTGATCAGAACACCAATGGAAATGTTCCTGAGAC TGATACGGATTTCAGTGGCACTGTGGTGTCTTCATTTGAAGATAAGTTGATGGGGAACCCTGTCGGCTGGCTGCAAGAGCTGTGCATGTCGCGCTTCTGGCCACCACCCTCTTACCATGCTGAGAATGATGATAATGTGAACAGGC GTCTGCCTCATGAGCGCCAGTTCACCATTGTGTGCACTCTGCTGAAGCGCCGTGAAGTCGGCACCGGCAAGTCTAAGAAGCTTGCTAAACGTCAGGCTGCTTATAAGATGTGGCAGGCTCTGCAGGATAACCCACCAGAAACTTTCCAGACTGATGAAGag GGCGGAGTCGCGGCCCGCTATGCCGACTTGAAAGATAGTAAAATCTCCACTCTGACTACAAGTCACAGCCACAAGGTATCGCAGTTTCACAAACATCTCAAACAGTCTGTCGGCCCTAACCTGGCCAAGTTGCAG gTCACTCCGCTGAACAACAAGGACTTCAACTTTGTGCAATTTTTGCAAGAGATCGCTTCGGAGCAGTCATTTGAAGTGACATATGTGGATATTGAAGAGAAGTCGATGACTGGACGTAACCAATGTCTTGTGCAGCTTTCTACTTTGCCAGTGGCTGTTTGCTATGGGTCGGGACTGACTAGCAAGGATGCTCAGGCCTCAGCGGCCCAGAATGCTCTTGAGTACCTCAAGATCATGACCAAGAAGTGA
- the LOC142977518 gene encoding protein Loquacious-like isoform X3, with protein MFVIRARMDGNVVHPHPGVVPGGLPGVVHGMAVHGAGPDGEHAPHGPRRRYQNRPKPPNNLERLPLDEAAKREMEALPLKTPVSVLQELLARRGTVPKYELVQIEGMIHEPTFRYRVTVADLVEVFTAMGTGRSKKEAKHSAAKALLDKLTGAAPADQNTNGNVPETGTVVSSFEDKLMGNPVGWLQELCMSRFWPPPSYHAENDDNVNRRLPHERQFTIVCTLLKRREVGTGKSKKLAKRQAAYKMWQALQDNPPETFQTDEEGGVAARYADLKDSKISTLTTSHSHKVSQFHKHLKQSVGPNLAKLQVTPLNNKDFNFVQFLQEIASEQSFEVTYVDIEEKSMTGRNQCLVQLSTLPVAVCYGSGLTSKDAQASAAQNALEYLKIMTKK; from the exons ATGTTTGTTATCAGGGCTCGG ATGGATGGAAACGTTGTGCATCCGCACCCAGGTGTGGTGCCGGGCGGTCTCCCGGGCGTGGTGCACGGGATGGCGGTGCATGGCGCCGGTCCCGACGGCGAGCACGCGCCGCACGGGCCGCGTCGCCGGTACCAGAACCGGCCTAAGCCCCCAAATAATTTGGAACGTCTACCACTTGACGAAGCAGCTAAGAGG GAGATGGAGGCTCTGCCTTTGAAGACTCCTGTTTCTGTGCTGCAAGAACTGCTGGCTCGCCGTGGAACTGTACCTAAGTATGAACTGGTGCAGATTGAGGGGATGATTCATGAGCCAACTTTCCGCTACAGAGTCACCGTTGCTGATCTTGTTG AAGTGTTTACAGCTATGGGAACTGGACGCTCTAAGAAGGAGGCCAAGCACTCTGCGGCCAAAGCTCTGCTGGATAAATTGACAGGTGCCGCTCCTGCTGATCAGAACACCAATGGAAATGTTCCTGAGAC TGGCACTGTGGTGTCTTCATTTGAAGATAAGTTGATGGGGAACCCTGTCGGCTGGCTGCAAGAGCTGTGCATGTCGCGCTTCTGGCCACCACCCTCTTACCATGCTGAGAATGATGATAATGTGAACAGGC GTCTGCCTCATGAGCGCCAGTTCACCATTGTGTGCACTCTGCTGAAGCGCCGTGAAGTCGGCACCGGCAAGTCTAAGAAGCTTGCTAAACGTCAGGCTGCTTATAAGATGTGGCAGGCTCTGCAGGATAACCCACCAGAAACTTTCCAGACTGATGAAGag GGCGGAGTCGCGGCCCGCTATGCCGACTTGAAAGATAGTAAAATCTCCACTCTGACTACAAGTCACAGCCACAAGGTATCGCAGTTTCACAAACATCTCAAACAGTCTGTCGGCCCTAACCTGGCCAAGTTGCAG gTCACTCCGCTGAACAACAAGGACTTCAACTTTGTGCAATTTTTGCAAGAGATCGCTTCGGAGCAGTCATTTGAAGTGACATATGTGGATATTGAAGAGAAGTCGATGACTGGACGTAACCAATGTCTTGTGCAGCTTTCTACTTTGCCAGTGGCTGTTTGCTATGGGTCGGGACTGACTAGCAAGGATGCTCAGGCCTCAGCGGCCCAGAATGCTCTTGAGTACCTCAAGATCATGACCAAGAAGTGA
- the LOC142977518 gene encoding protein Loquacious-like isoform X5, whose protein sequence is MFVIRARMDGNVVHPHPGVVPGGLPGVVHGMAVHGAGPDGEHAPHGPRRRYQNRPKPPNNLERLPLDEAAKREMEALPLKTPVSVLQELLARRGTVPKYELVQIEGMIHEPTFRYRVTVADLVAMGTGRSKKEAKHSAAKALLDKLTGAAPADQNTNGNVPETGTVVSSFEDKLMGNPVGWLQELCMSRFWPPPSYHAENDDNVNRRLPHERQFTIVCTLLKRREVGTGKSKKLAKRQAAYKMWQALQDNPPETFQTDEEGGVAARYADLKDSKISTLTTSHSHKVSQFHKHLKQSVGPNLAKLQVTPLNNKDFNFVQFLQEIASEQSFEVTYVDIEEKSMTGRNQCLVQLSTLPVAVCYGSGLTSKDAQASAAQNALEYLKIMTKK, encoded by the exons ATGTTTGTTATCAGGGCTCGG ATGGATGGAAACGTTGTGCATCCGCACCCAGGTGTGGTGCCGGGCGGTCTCCCGGGCGTGGTGCACGGGATGGCGGTGCATGGCGCCGGTCCCGACGGCGAGCACGCGCCGCACGGGCCGCGTCGCCGGTACCAGAACCGGCCTAAGCCCCCAAATAATTTGGAACGTCTACCACTTGACGAAGCAGCTAAGAGG GAGATGGAGGCTCTGCCTTTGAAGACTCCTGTTTCTGTGCTGCAAGAACTGCTGGCTCGCCGTGGAACTGTACCTAAGTATGAACTGGTGCAGATTGAGGGGATGATTCATGAGCCAACTTTCCGCTACAGAGTCACCGTTGCTGATCTTGTTG CTATGGGAACTGGACGCTCTAAGAAGGAGGCCAAGCACTCTGCGGCCAAAGCTCTGCTGGATAAATTGACAGGTGCCGCTCCTGCTGATCAGAACACCAATGGAAATGTTCCTGAGAC TGGCACTGTGGTGTCTTCATTTGAAGATAAGTTGATGGGGAACCCTGTCGGCTGGCTGCAAGAGCTGTGCATGTCGCGCTTCTGGCCACCACCCTCTTACCATGCTGAGAATGATGATAATGTGAACAGGC GTCTGCCTCATGAGCGCCAGTTCACCATTGTGTGCACTCTGCTGAAGCGCCGTGAAGTCGGCACCGGCAAGTCTAAGAAGCTTGCTAAACGTCAGGCTGCTTATAAGATGTGGCAGGCTCTGCAGGATAACCCACCAGAAACTTTCCAGACTGATGAAGag GGCGGAGTCGCGGCCCGCTATGCCGACTTGAAAGATAGTAAAATCTCCACTCTGACTACAAGTCACAGCCACAAGGTATCGCAGTTTCACAAACATCTCAAACAGTCTGTCGGCCCTAACCTGGCCAAGTTGCAG gTCACTCCGCTGAACAACAAGGACTTCAACTTTGTGCAATTTTTGCAAGAGATCGCTTCGGAGCAGTCATTTGAAGTGACATATGTGGATATTGAAGAGAAGTCGATGACTGGACGTAACCAATGTCTTGTGCAGCTTTCTACTTTGCCAGTGGCTGTTTGCTATGGGTCGGGACTGACTAGCAAGGATGCTCAGGCCTCAGCGGCCCAGAATGCTCTTGAGTACCTCAAGATCATGACCAAGAAGTGA
- the LOC142977518 gene encoding protein Loquacious-like isoform X1, whose protein sequence is MFVIRARMDGNVVHPHPGVVPGGLPGVVHGMAVHGAGPDGEHAPHGPRRRYQNRPKPPNNLERLPLDEAAKREMEALPLKTPVSVLQELLARRGTVPKYELVQIEGMIHEPTFRYRVTVADLVEVFTAMGTGRSKKEAKHSAAKALLDKLTGAAPADQNTNGNVPETDTDFSGTVVSSFEDKLMGNPVGWLQELCMSRFWPPPSYHAENDDNVNRRLPHERQFTIVCTLLKRREVGTGKSKKLAKRQAAYKMWQALQDNPPETFQTDEEGGVAARYADLKDSKISTLTTSHSHKVSQFHKHLKQSVGPNLAKLQVTPLNNKDFNFVQFLQEIASEQSFEVTYVDIEEKSMTGRNQCLVQLSTLPVAVCYGSGLTSKDAQASAAQNALEYLKIMTKK, encoded by the exons ATGTTTGTTATCAGGGCTCGG ATGGATGGAAACGTTGTGCATCCGCACCCAGGTGTGGTGCCGGGCGGTCTCCCGGGCGTGGTGCACGGGATGGCGGTGCATGGCGCCGGTCCCGACGGCGAGCACGCGCCGCACGGGCCGCGTCGCCGGTACCAGAACCGGCCTAAGCCCCCAAATAATTTGGAACGTCTACCACTTGACGAAGCAGCTAAGAGG GAGATGGAGGCTCTGCCTTTGAAGACTCCTGTTTCTGTGCTGCAAGAACTGCTGGCTCGCCGTGGAACTGTACCTAAGTATGAACTGGTGCAGATTGAGGGGATGATTCATGAGCCAACTTTCCGCTACAGAGTCACCGTTGCTGATCTTGTTG AAGTGTTTACAGCTATGGGAACTGGACGCTCTAAGAAGGAGGCCAAGCACTCTGCGGCCAAAGCTCTGCTGGATAAATTGACAGGTGCCGCTCCTGCTGATCAGAACACCAATGGAAATGTTCCTGAGAC TGATACGGATTTCAGTGGCACTGTGGTGTCTTCATTTGAAGATAAGTTGATGGGGAACCCTGTCGGCTGGCTGCAAGAGCTGTGCATGTCGCGCTTCTGGCCACCACCCTCTTACCATGCTGAGAATGATGATAATGTGAACAGGC GTCTGCCTCATGAGCGCCAGTTCACCATTGTGTGCACTCTGCTGAAGCGCCGTGAAGTCGGCACCGGCAAGTCTAAGAAGCTTGCTAAACGTCAGGCTGCTTATAAGATGTGGCAGGCTCTGCAGGATAACCCACCAGAAACTTTCCAGACTGATGAAGag GGCGGAGTCGCGGCCCGCTATGCCGACTTGAAAGATAGTAAAATCTCCACTCTGACTACAAGTCACAGCCACAAGGTATCGCAGTTTCACAAACATCTCAAACAGTCTGTCGGCCCTAACCTGGCCAAGTTGCAG gTCACTCCGCTGAACAACAAGGACTTCAACTTTGTGCAATTTTTGCAAGAGATCGCTTCGGAGCAGTCATTTGAAGTGACATATGTGGATATTGAAGAGAAGTCGATGACTGGACGTAACCAATGTCTTGTGCAGCTTTCTACTTTGCCAGTGGCTGTTTGCTATGGGTCGGGACTGACTAGCAAGGATGCTCAGGCCTCAGCGGCCCAGAATGCTCTTGAGTACCTCAAGATCATGACCAAGAAGTGA
- the LOC142977722 gene encoding dynein regulatory complex subunit 2-like, with protein sequence MGMTKEEKKAKKEEKRLEKLRLEDEARKQIKRDELKREISAQAQRRSTLEKSWQEMMLKIKEPIFRQDIQVMWHVFERVYDKKDHIIKYTVKLMNIADDQFQRTVASFCDTIDNMINKFLNDLDDLSKENDRRTADLLKRSDDDSTNIMKDHTAAETHLQLLLYHGHTTADSMAWTARGENLVKEDEDRSKFENDRENLRSFLENNYNSTWDEYKAVLRAYVLDTAENQKEVRKLRRKENMMADIIASQGKKIANSDGLLKRLRTELAAYESGTKQAVFRDRRDRHRDACYRLKKSMYDGVATDVRQLARLVRVSDDAVEWLDAAFKKVDKILRMAALCRKFETRREKVLPYGSAMPHSPTQAKLSARRQQSDDAMVVNAITTTTGLTRLWHKISKAELTKRALFREKALLERENAFLIRRLDYMEENNITPNPKVCICTKDKMARKLVPHDVNQPVAVEATVEVSKVQLHTTVAPSSHPL encoded by the coding sequence ATGGGTATGACAAAAGAAGAGAAGAAGGCAAAGAAAGAGGAGAAGAGACTAGAGAAGTTAAGGCTGGAGGATGAAGCTCGGAAACAGATAAAACGCGATGAACTTAAACGGGAGATTTCTGCCCAGGCACAAAGACGTAGTACACTCGAAAAAAGCTGGCAAGAGATGatgcttaaaataaaagaacCGATATTTAGACAAGACATTCAAGTTATGTGGCATGTATTTGAAAGAGTATATGATAAAAAAGATCATATTATCAAATATACAGTAAAACTCATGAACATAGCTGATGATCAGTTTCAAAGAACCGTAGCTAGCTTCTGTGATACAATCGACAATAtgataaacaagtttttaaatgACTTAGATGACTTGTCGAAAGAAAATGATCGTAGGACCGCTGATCTGTTGAAAAGATCTGATGATGATAGCACTAATATAATGAAAGACCACACAGCAGCTGAAACACATTTGCAGCTTTTGTTGTACCATGGTCATACTACCGCAGACTCAATGGCTTGGACAGCGCGCGGTGAAAATTTAGTAAAAGAGGATGAGGATCGCAGTAAATTCGAAAACGACCGAGAAAATTTACGGTcttttcttgaaaataattacaacagTACTTGGGATGAATATAAAGCTGTACTTCGAGCATATGTACTAGACACTGCGGAAAATCAGAAGGAAGTTCGAAAATTACGACGTAAAGAAAATATGATGGCCGACATAATAGCATCACAAGGGAAGAAAATTGCTAACAGTGATGGGTTGCTCAAACGTCTACGAACAGAATTAGCAGCTTACGAGTCAGGTACAAAACAAGCAGTTTTTAGAGACCGTCGAGATAGACACAGAGATGCATGTTATAGATTAAAGAAAAGTATGTACGATGGAGTTGCAACCGACGTGAGGCAGTTAGCGAGGTTAGTGAGAGTTTCTGACGATGCTGTTGAATGGTTGGATGCAGCTTTTAAAAAAGTTGATAAGATACTTCGTATGGCAGCACTCTGTAGAAAATTTGAAACGCGCCGAGAAAAAGTTCTACCATACGGCTCAGCTATGCCTCATTCCCCAACCCAAGCCAAATTATCAGCCCGAAGACAGCAATCTGACGATGCCATGGTTGTCAACGCTATAACTACAACTACGGGCTTGACAAGGTTATGGCATAAAATATCGAAAGCTGAATTAACGAAGAGAGCCTTGTTTAGGGAAAAAGCATTACTAGAACGCGAGAATGCGTTCTTGATACGCCGATTAGACTACatggaagaaaataatattactccCAATCCAAAAGTTTGCATTTGTACTAAAGACAAGATGGCACGTAAATTAGTTCCACACGATGTAAATCAACCAGTGGCGGTAGAGGCGACCGTGGAAGTCAGCAAAGTTCAACTGCACACCACGGTAGCACCCAGTAGCCATCCACTGTAG
- the LOC142977915 gene encoding pro-resilin-like: MSSTKWLVCALVIVCVSVRQATAAPAPQEQEYPPMPYEYKYDVEDQEKALYFGANESGDAQGKVVGGYRVLLPDGRLMTVEYFVEGESGFVPKISFEDNANPFGKGKK, translated from the exons ATGTCGTCAACAAAGTGGTTGGTGTGTGCACTCGTCATCGTGTGTGTGAGCGTGAGGCAAGCTACGGCTGCGCCCGCGCCACAGGAGCAAGAATATCCACCTATGCCA TACGAGTACAAATACGACGTGGAAGATCAAGAAAAAGCTCTCTACTTCGGGGCCAACGAATCAGGAGATGCTCAAGGCAAAGTAGTTGGAGGCTACAGAGTCTTATTGCCCGATGGTCGTCTTATGACGGTCGAGTACTTTGTTGAAGGAGAGAGTGGCTTCGTCCCTAAGATCAGCTTTGAAGACAACGCTAACCCCTTCGGCAAAGGAAAGAAGTAA